The following nucleotide sequence is from Bacteroidota bacterium.
ATTGTGTTGAAGCAGTATTTTACGTGCTATTCTTAATCGGCGGGTAGCTAATCTACTGGCATTCTTATGCTTAGTATGTGCGGTGTTTAAATTTCTTTTAATTTGTTCGCGCCGCCAAAGCAAAACAAGGGCAAATAACACGAAACCGGAAATAATAATCAGGTAAAAACGGGTAGAAGCAATCCAATAAGCCTTACTCTTCAATACCAGGTTAGTTTGGATATTAATAAACCGGATATCGCTTTCGAGCAATTCTACTTCCTTGCGCGATAGATTCGAAGCAAGCATTGTACTACTATCACCTTCTGCTTTGTCAACCTTAAGAATAAATGAATTTGTTTTTTTACTGATATAGGTACCCGACTGCGGGTTAAAATATACCAACTCAAAGGGATTAATGACAAAATCGCCTGCATGTCGCGGAATGGCAGTGATTTCAAAAGTTTTGCTGCCTGCAAGACCGTTTTCTTCTAGCCTGGTTTTCACCACAGGTTCAAAAACTTCGAGTGTGGCGGGCAACGTATAGTCAATGTTATCGAGCAATTTGATGTTGCCCTTTCCGGTAACCTCTATGCTGAAAACCACAGCCTCGTTGGCCTTCACATGCGTAGTGCTCATATCTGCTTTGATGGTAAAATCACCTATGGCACCATTAAAACCTGCAGGTTTATTTGCAGGAAGTGCTTTTATATTCAGCTTTACAGGCTTTGAATTGACAGTAACATTTTGAGGCTGATAGGTAGTGAAATAACCCACACGCACTTTTTTGTCGTATTGCACCATTAATTCAAAAGGATCGATCACAATTTCGCCAGAACGCTGCGGAATTAGTATGGCCTTTCGGATTACTCCGCTGTAATATGTTTCATTTCCGACTTTTTCCGGATCCAGGGAGCGTAAGGGAGGGATCTGAAGGTTCTGTACGTAAAAACCAGTAAAATCGGGGCCTTTGAAATTATTGTCAATGCCCGAAAGTTGCAATTTTGTATATACTTTTATGGTGGCTATAATCTGCTCACCTACAAACGATGATGTTTTATCCACTATCAGGCGCACAAATACATCACTTCCGGGGTCTGAAGGAGGAGGTGTGGCTGATTCATCATTAGCAACAGTTGCTTGAGTACTTTTCTGTTCGGAAGTAACCTCGATAGTCAAACTGTTTGATTCGATGGTTGTGTTTTTATATTTAGCCTGCGCAGGAGCAATCTGATAAATACCAGGTTCCGTGGCTTTAAAAATATACACAAATTGTTGCGTGGTATTCCAGTTAATAGTGCTTATGCCCTGTCTGCTACTTAAAAAAATAAATGCATCGAAAGTGGGGGGTGTAAACTCCTTAACGCGGTCGTTTATTTCGTATACTACTTGAAATTGCTCACCTGCCTGAACCTTCTCCGGTGCTTTGGCAGTAAAACTAATATCCTGTGCCCTGCCTTGCCAGCACAGAAACAGCATAAAACCGGTTATCAGAATAATTCTAAACGCTCGTATCATGCTCACCATTCTTTTTCTACTTTAACTTTCTGGCTCTGCGCCTTTTGCTTTTGCAGTTTCTCTTGTACTTTTTTCTCCTCCTCCTCCATAGCTTTTAGAAGCCGCTCAGCATCTTCACGACTGATTTCTCCTTCTTTGGGCTCACTTTCCGAGGGGTTGTCCTGCTTGTTTTGATCTTCTTGTTTGTCTTGTTGCTGATCTTGTTGATCTTTATTTTGCTGGTCTTCTTTATTCTGGGAATTCTGATCTTGCTGTTGCTGTTGTTGCTGCTGTTGTTGTTGTAATTGCTGCTGTGCAAGCTGAAGGTTATGCCGGGCATCGCTGTGTTGAGGATTCTCTCGGAGTGCCTGTTTATAGGCCTCAACGCTCTGCTGGTAGTGTTGTAATTGAAACAAACTGTTTCCTTTGTTGTAATAATAATTCGAACGCTTAAGCCTATCATCAGTAGCCTTAATGGCATCGTCGTATTTCGTTTCGGCAGCCTGATATTGTTCTTGTTTATAGAGTGTATTCCCCAGATTGTAAGTAGCCTGACGCATTCCAGGCTTTTTACTCAAGGCTTTGCGATAAAGCATCTCCGAGTTCTGATAATTTTCTTTTTTGTAATTATAATTTCCCAATCTAACACTGTTGCTCGACGACTGGCCACTCACAGAAAAACCGGAGACTATACAAAAAACAACCAAAATTGTAATCAATGTTCTCATTTTTCGGCAAAAAGTTTCAAATTACTTAACCATTTATTTTTCCGTTCACGAATTAACATCTCCACTAAAAGGATTAAAAGAGCCAAAGCTACAAAG
It contains:
- a CDS encoding tetratricopeptide repeat protein, whose protein sequence is MRTLITILVVFCIVSGFSVSGQSSSNSVRLGNYNYKKENYQNSEMLYRKALSKKPGMRQATYNLGNTLYKQEQYQAAETKYDDAIKATDDRLKRSNYYYNKGNSLFQLQHYQQSVEAYKQALRENPQHSDARHNLQLAQQQLQQQQQQQQQQQDQNSQNKEDQQNKDQQDQQQDKQEDQNKQDNPSESEPKEGEISREDAERLLKAMEEEEKKVQEKLQKQKAQSQKVKVEKEW
- a CDS encoding protein BatD, whose amino-acid sequence is MIRAFRIILITGFMLFLCWQGRAQDISFTAKAPEKVQAGEQFQVVYEINDRVKEFTPPTFDAFIFLSSRQGISTINWNTTQQFVYIFKATEPGIYQIAPAQAKYKNTTIESNSLTIEVTSEQKSTQATVANDESATPPPSDPGSDVFVRLIVDKTSSFVGEQIIATIKVYTKLQLSGIDNNFKGPDFTGFYVQNLQIPPLRSLDPEKVGNETYYSGVIRKAILIPQRSGEIVIDPFELMVQYDKKVRVGYFTTYQPQNVTVNSKPVKLNIKALPANKPAGFNGAIGDFTIKADMSTTHVKANEAVVFSIEVTGKGNIKLLDNIDYTLPATLEVFEPVVKTRLEENGLAGSKTFEITAIPRHAGDFVINPFELVYFNPQSGTYISKKTNSFILKVDKAEGDSSTMLASNLSRKEVELLESDIRFINIQTNLVLKSKAYWIASTRFYLIIISGFVLFALVLLWRREQIKRNLNTAHTKHKNASRLATRRLRIARKILLQHNNEAFYSELSKALWDYIGDKLSLPRSELSTKIASEKLKSLHVDSALVEELMALIEICEYARYAPGAQGNQPEELINKAGSILSRIEQFI